The proteins below are encoded in one region of Lactuca sativa cultivar Salinas chromosome 3, Lsat_Salinas_v11, whole genome shotgun sequence:
- the LOC111884831 gene encoding uncharacterized protein LOC111884831 has protein sequence MEQQGDIEGSGSSPSFSFYASDTSTSMAIAKVIREEARFNEFGDSDEDDFRFSLDLSEEEVSAKEIDSRGWIVFPLFNRDLVVKDEVKSKDNEIHASDSITSSLRKLFIDEPEESSSCSSSEADELEALPSGTYCVWRPKTEGGSSAVMTKIKKSSSTGSLLKKWKLRYMLRRSNSEGKDPVILLTPKKKGIPVRFPKSPVSRRLKLLFMSYFTCEKEQKMKSERGNHFYLIGKWVCSQMSMEWGRCFRSRIAKSNFV, from the coding sequence ATGGAACAACAGGGGGACATCGAAGGTTCTGGATCCAGTCCTAGCTTCAGTTTTTACGCTTCTGATACTTCAACATCCATGGCTATCGCCAAAGTCATCCGTGAAGAAGCTCGATTTAACGAATTTGGGGATTCCGATGAAGACGATTTTAGATTCTCGTTGGATTTAAGTGAAGAAGAAGTTTCAGCAAAAGAGATCGATTCACGAGGTTGGATTGTTTTTCCTCTTTTCAATCGCGATCTTGTCGTGAAAGATGAAGTTAAATCAAAGGATAATGAGATTCATGCTTCTGATTCTATCACCAGTTCATTACGTAAGCTGTTCATTGATGAACCAGAAGAATCTTCATCGTGTTCATCATCAGAAGCAGACGAATTGGAAGCTCTACCTTCTGGAACTTACTGCGTTTGGAGGCCTAAGACGGAAGGTGGATCATCAGCTGTTATGACTAAAATTAAGAAGAGTAGTTCTACGGGGTCTCTATTGAAGAAGTGGAAGCTCCGGTATATGCTCCGGCGAAGCAACAGTGAAGGGAAGGATCCTGTGATTTTGTTAACTCCTAAGAAAAAAGGAATTCCGGTGAGGTTTCCAAAGTCGCCGGTAAGTCGAAGGCTCAAACTCCTGTTCATGAGCTATTTTACGTGCGAAAAAGAGCAGAAAATGAAGTCGGAAAGAGGAAATCATTTCTACCTTATAGGCAAGTGGGTTTGTTCACAAATGTCAATGGAATGGGGAAGATGCTTCCGTTCTAGAATAGCCAAAAGCAATTTTGTTTAA
- the LOC111884832 gene encoding uncharacterized protein LOC111884832 has product MEQQGEIEGSGSSPSFSFYAADTSTSMAIAKVIHEEQAGRFHEFGASNEDDFRFSLDLSEEEVSAEQIDSRGWTVFPLFNRDLLVNNEAKSKDNEIHASDSITSSLRKLFIDEPEESSSCSSSEADELEALPSGTYCVWRPKTDGESSSVMTKIKKSSSTGSLLKKWKLRYMLRRSSSEGKDPVMLLTPKQKMNSGEISKVVGRLKAQTPVHELFYVRKRAENEVGKRKSFLPYRQVGLFTNVNGMGKMLPF; this is encoded by the coding sequence ATGGAACAACAGGGGGAAATCGAAGGTTCTGGATCCAGTCCTAGCTTCAGTTTTTACGCTGCTGATACTTCAACATCCATGGCTATCGCCAAAGTCATCCATGAAGAACAGGCCGGTCGGTTTCATGAATTTGGGGCTTCCAATGAAGACGATTTTAGATTCTCGTTGGATTTAAGTGAAGAAGAAGTTTCAGCAGAACAGATCGATTCGCGAGGGTGGACAGTTTTTCCACTTTTCAATCGCGATCTTCTAGTGAACAATGAAGCTAAATCAAAGGATAATGAAATTCATGCTTCTGATTCTATCACCAGTTCATTACGGAAGCTGTTCATTGATGAACCAGAAGAATCTTCATCGTGTTCATCATCGGAAGCCGACGAATTGGAAGCTCTACCTTCTGGAACTTACTGCGTGTGGAGACCTAAGACGGATGGTGAATCATCATCTGTTATGACTAAAATTAAGAAGAGTAGTTCTACGGGGTCTCTATTGAAGAAGTGGAAGCTCCGGTATATGCTCCGGCGAAGCAGCAGTGAAGGGAAGGATCCTGTGATGTTGTTAACTCCAAAGCAAAAAATGAATTCCGGTGAGATTTCCAAAGTCGTCGGCAGGTTGAAGGCTCAAACTCCTGTTCATGAGCTATTTTACGTGCGAAAAAGAGCAGAAAATGAAGTCGGAAAGAGGAAGTCGTTTCTACCTTATAGACAAGTAGGGTTGTTTACAAATGTCAATGGAATGGGAAAGATGCTTCCGTTCtag